One Lysobacter enzymogenes DNA segment encodes these proteins:
- a CDS encoding DUF488 domain-containing protein, translated as MAIRIVRLGTARGPREGLRIGTVRRPPRGVPKSEFAKQDWYDVWFPTLAPSLETMKQAQAARTPAQWNAFVRKYKAEMKGHDAQHALELLAAMSHGSDFSVGCYCEDESHCHRSILRELLADKGAALA; from the coding sequence ATGGCGATCCGCATCGTTCGACTCGGCACCGCGCGCGGCCCGCGCGAAGGCTTGCGCATCGGCACCGTGCGGCGTCCGCCGCGCGGCGTGCCCAAGTCGGAATTCGCGAAACAGGATTGGTACGACGTGTGGTTTCCGACCCTCGCGCCGAGCCTGGAGACGATGAAGCAGGCCCAGGCCGCGCGGACGCCGGCGCAGTGGAACGCGTTCGTGCGCAAGTACAAGGCCGAAATGAAGGGGCACGACGCGCAGCACGCGCTGGAGCTGCTCGCGGCGATGTCGCACGGCAGCGATTTCTCGGTGGGCTGTTATTGCGAGGACGAATCGCATTGCCACCGCTCGATCCTGCGCGAGTTGCTCGCGGACAAGGGCGCGGCGCTGGCCTGA
- a CDS encoding phosphodiester glycosidase family protein, producing MRRAAACFCLALASLLGLPAAAREPRYTVLRVDTRSQPLALYWDDERGRPFHRFKTLDAWLRARGQRLRLAMNAGMFEPDYSPVGLFVADGRERAPLNLRDGEGNFYLKPNGVFLLDRDGKPRVIEASRYPGFADGARLATQSGPLLVAGGRIHPALDPQSRSRHRRNGVGVKGDEVIWAVSDDKVSLYEFARYFREELGCQDALYLDGTLSSLYAPQLKRADRRGKLGPILAVTEPLE from the coding sequence ATGCGCCGCGCCGCCGCCTGCTTCTGCCTCGCCCTGGCCTCGCTGCTCGGATTGCCCGCGGCCGCGCGCGAGCCGCGCTACACGGTGCTGCGGGTCGACACGCGCAGCCAGCCGCTGGCGTTGTACTGGGACGACGAGCGCGGCCGCCCGTTCCACCGTTTCAAGACGCTCGACGCCTGGCTGCGGGCGCGCGGCCAGCGCCTGCGCTTGGCGATGAACGCGGGCATGTTCGAGCCGGACTATTCGCCGGTCGGCCTGTTCGTCGCCGACGGGCGCGAGCGCGCGCCGCTGAACCTGCGCGACGGCGAGGGCAATTTCTATCTCAAGCCCAACGGCGTGTTCCTGCTCGACCGCGACGGCAAACCGCGGGTGATCGAAGCCTCGCGCTATCCCGGTTTCGCCGACGGCGCGCGGCTGGCGACCCAGTCGGGCCCGTTGCTGGTCGCGGGCGGACGCATCCATCCGGCGCTGGATCCGCAGTCGCGCTCGCGCCACCGGCGCAACGGCGTCGGGGTGAAGGGCGACGAAGTGATCTGGGCGGTCAGCGACGACAAGGTCAGCCTGTACGAATTCGCGCGCTATTTCCGCGAGGAACTGGGTTGCCAGGACGCGCTGTACCTGGACGGCACGCTGTCGTCGCTGTATGCGCCGCAGTTGAAGCGCGCCGACCGGCGCGGCAAGCTCGGGCCGATCCTGGCGGTCACCGAACCGCTGGAGTGA
- a CDS encoding globin, translating to MSAQDQYYDLQQSYGRCLIRKGFIERFYEIFMASHPDVAPMFARTDFQKQRLALRRGISVAIFYAAGSAVVKRTSEQMADVHARAGRTPVRPELYPYWIDSLLRAVREFDEQADEALLARWRQAMQAVTGMFGARY from the coding sequence GTGTCCGCCCAGGACCAGTACTACGACCTGCAGCAGAGCTACGGCCGCTGCCTCATCCGCAAGGGCTTCATCGAACGCTTCTACGAAATCTTCATGGCCAGCCATCCCGACGTGGCGCCGATGTTCGCGCGCACCGATTTCCAGAAGCAGCGCCTGGCCCTGCGCCGCGGCATCAGCGTGGCGATCTTCTACGCCGCCGGCAGCGCGGTGGTGAAGCGCACCAGCGAACAGATGGCCGACGTGCACGCGCGCGCCGGCCGCACCCCGGTGCGGCCGGAACTGTATCCGTACTGGATCGACAGCCTGCTGCGGGCGGTGCGCGAGTTCGACGAGCAGGCCGACGAGGCGCTGCTGGCGCGCTGGCGTCAGGCCATGCAGGCGGTGACCGGGATGTTCGGTGCGCGCTATTGA
- the parE gene encoding DNA topoisomerase IV subunit B, producing MSSRYNAADIEVLSGLDPVKRRPGMYTDTARPNHLAQEVIDNAVDEALAGHARSIEVTVYADGSCEVADDGRGMPVDIHPEEKVPGVELILTRLHAGGKFSNKNYTFSGGLHGVGVSVVNALSKHVDVYIKREGNEYRMAFKDGDRASPLEIVGSVGKKNTGTRVRFWPDPKYFDSPKFSLRALKHVLRAKAVLCPGLNVKLFDEATGERLEWYYEDGLRDYLSSALREGQPQRELLPPDLFVGQLKKDTEVVDWAVAWAPDGELTQESYVNLIPTAQHGTHVNGLRTGFTDALREFCDFRNLLPRGVKLAPEDVWDRVAFVLSIKMTDPQFSGQTKERLSSRQAAGFVEGAAHDAFSLWLNQHTELGERIAQLAIERASARLKTEKQIVRKKITQGPALPGKLADCTSQDLSRTELFLVEGDSAGGSARQARDKDFQAILPLRGKILNTWEVASGSVLASQEVHDLAVAIGCDPGKEDIAGLRYGKVVILADADSDGLHIATLLSALFLRHFPALVAAGHIFVAMPPLFRVDVGKNVFYALDEEEKRLLLEKIEREKGDRKKGLSGAVNVTRFKGLGEMNASQLRESTIHPDTRRLVQLTVDDNAQTLSLMDMLLAKKRAGDRKNWLETKGDLATLEV from the coding sequence ATGAGCAGTCGCTACAACGCCGCAGACATCGAAGTCCTCTCCGGCCTGGACCCGGTCAAGCGCCGGCCCGGCATGTACACCGACACCGCGCGGCCGAACCACCTGGCCCAGGAAGTCATCGACAACGCGGTCGACGAAGCCCTGGCCGGCCACGCCCGCAGCATCGAGGTCACCGTCTACGCCGACGGCAGCTGCGAGGTCGCCGACGACGGCCGCGGCATGCCGGTGGACATCCATCCGGAAGAGAAGGTGCCCGGCGTCGAGCTGATCCTGACCCGCCTGCACGCCGGCGGTAAGTTCAGCAACAAGAACTACACCTTCTCCGGCGGCCTGCACGGCGTCGGCGTCAGCGTGGTCAACGCGCTGTCCAAGCATGTGGATGTCTACATCAAGCGCGAAGGCAACGAATACCGCATGGCCTTCAAGGACGGCGACCGCGCCAGCCCGCTGGAGATCGTCGGCAGCGTCGGCAAGAAGAACACCGGCACCCGCGTGCGCTTCTGGCCCGACCCCAAGTATTTCGACAGCCCCAAGTTCAGCCTGCGCGCGCTCAAGCACGTGCTGCGGGCCAAGGCGGTGCTGTGCCCGGGCCTCAACGTCAAGCTGTTCGACGAAGCCACCGGCGAGCGGCTGGAGTGGTACTACGAGGACGGCCTGCGCGATTACCTCTCCAGCGCGCTGCGCGAAGGCCAGCCGCAGCGCGAGCTGCTGCCGCCGGACCTGTTCGTCGGCCAGCTCAAGAAGGACACCGAAGTGGTCGACTGGGCGGTGGCCTGGGCGCCGGACGGCGAGCTGACCCAGGAAAGCTACGTCAACCTGATCCCGACCGCCCAGCACGGCACCCACGTCAACGGCCTGCGCACCGGCTTCACCGACGCGCTGCGCGAGTTCTGCGACTTCCGCAACCTGCTGCCGCGCGGGGTCAAGCTGGCGCCGGAAGACGTGTGGGACCGGGTCGCGTTCGTGCTCAGCATCAAGATGACCGACCCTCAGTTCAGCGGCCAGACCAAGGAACGCCTGTCCTCGCGCCAGGCCGCCGGCTTCGTCGAGGGCGCGGCGCACGATGCGTTCTCGCTGTGGCTGAACCAGCACACCGAACTCGGAGAGCGCATCGCCCAGTTGGCGATCGAGCGCGCCAGCGCGCGGCTCAAGACCGAAAAGCAGATCGTCCGCAAGAAGATCACCCAGGGCCCGGCCCTGCCCGGCAAGCTCGCCGACTGCACCTCGCAGGACCTCTCGCGCACCGAGCTGTTCCTGGTGGAAGGCGACTCGGCCGGCGGCAGCGCGCGGCAGGCGCGCGACAAGGACTTCCAGGCGATCCTGCCGCTGCGCGGCAAGATCCTCAACACCTGGGAAGTCGCGTCCGGCAGCGTGCTGGCCTCGCAGGAAGTGCACGACCTGGCGGTGGCGATCGGCTGCGATCCGGGCAAGGAAGACATCGCCGGGCTGCGCTACGGCAAGGTCGTGATCCTCGCCGACGCCGACTCCGACGGCCTGCACATCGCCACCCTGCTCAGCGCGCTGTTCCTGCGCCACTTCCCGGCGCTGGTCGCGGCCGGCCACATCTTCGTGGCGATGCCGCCGCTGTTCCGCGTCGACGTGGGCAAGAACGTGTTCTATGCCCTCGACGAAGAGGAAAAGCGCCTGCTGCTGGAAAAGATCGAGCGCGAGAAGGGCGATCGCAAGAAAGGCCTAAGCGGCGCGGTCAACGTCACCCGCTTCAAGGGCCTGGGCGAGATGAACGCCTCGCAGCTGCGCGAGTCGACCATCCACCCCGACACCCGCCGCCTGGTCCAGCTGACCGTCGACGACAACGCCCAGACCCTGTCGCTGATGGACATGCTGCTGGCGAAGAAGCGCGCCGGCGACCGCAAGAATTGGCTGGAGACGAAGGGCGATCTGGCCACGCTGGAAGTCTGA
- a CDS encoding winged helix-turn-helix domain-containing protein, with amino-acid sequence MSPARGGETGADAVPTTPPLSPAQARALHLHAQGLLARPRRRARKADALAAIARMQLLQIDTIHVVARSPYLVLFSRLGAYESRWLEELLAQRAIFEVWAHEACFAPMDDYLLHRNALHQREHHWAIRNAQRHRAGRGGEIDRLLAHIRELGPVKSSDFEREDKGQGGGWWGWKDEKRWLEAGFALGELMVARRENFQRVYDLAERVAGVAVPDWDRVVIEPAQVRRDTILKSVAALGIAQARWIADYYRTKPRLRDRDLDALVAQGALLRVAVKGWDAPGYVHPDHADALAKAAAGRLRATRSALLSPFDPVVWDRERAREFFGFDYTLECYTPEPKRRYGYFVLPILARGRLVGRLDAKAHRAAGVFEVKALYLEEGVESDDALVEDIAAAIDECARWHGTPKVKLGRCRPAEFAKPLKAALAAAARAE; translated from the coding sequence ATGAGTCCGGCGCGCGGCGGCGAAACGGGCGCGGACGCGGTTCCCACAACGCCGCCGCTGTCGCCGGCGCAGGCGCGCGCGCTGCACCTGCACGCCCAGGGCCTGCTCGCGCGTCCGCGCCGGCGCGCGCGCAAGGCCGATGCGTTGGCGGCGATCGCGCGCATGCAACTGCTGCAGATCGACACCATCCACGTGGTCGCGCGCAGTCCGTACCTGGTGCTGTTCTCGCGCCTGGGCGCGTACGAGTCGCGCTGGCTGGAAGAGTTGCTGGCGCAGCGGGCGATCTTCGAGGTGTGGGCGCACGAAGCCTGCTTCGCGCCGATGGACGATTACCTTTTGCACCGCAACGCGCTGCACCAGCGCGAACACCACTGGGCGATCCGCAACGCCCAGCGCCATCGCGCCGGCCGCGGCGGCGAGATCGACCGCCTGCTCGCGCACATCCGCGAGCTCGGTCCGGTCAAGTCGTCGGACTTCGAACGCGAGGACAAGGGCCAGGGCGGCGGCTGGTGGGGCTGGAAGGACGAGAAGCGCTGGCTCGAAGCCGGTTTCGCCCTGGGCGAACTGATGGTGGCGCGGCGCGAGAACTTCCAGCGCGTGTACGACCTGGCCGAGCGCGTGGCCGGCGTCGCGGTGCCGGACTGGGACCGCGTCGTCATCGAGCCGGCGCAGGTGCGGCGCGACACCATCCTGAAGTCGGTCGCCGCGCTCGGCATCGCCCAGGCGCGCTGGATCGCCGACTACTACCGGACCAAGCCGCGCCTGCGCGACCGCGATCTCGACGCGCTGGTCGCGCAGGGCGCGTTGTTGCGGGTCGCGGTGAAGGGTTGGGACGCGCCGGGCTACGTCCATCCCGACCATGCCGACGCGCTGGCCAAGGCCGCCGCCGGCCGCCTGCGCGCGACCCGCAGCGCGCTGCTGTCGCCGTTCGACCCGGTGGTGTGGGACCGCGAACGCGCGCGCGAATTCTTCGGCTTCGACTACACCCTGGAGTGCTACACGCCCGAGCCCAAGCGCCGCTACGGCTATTTCGTGCTGCCGATCCTGGCGCGCGGGCGGCTGGTCGGGCGGCTGGACGCGAAGGCGCACCGCGCGGCCGGCGTGTTCGAGGTCAAGGCGCTGTACCTGGAAGAGGGCGTCGAGAGCGACGACGCCCTGGTCGAGGACATCGCCGCGGCGATCGACGAATGCGCGCGCTGGCACGGCACGCCGAAGGTCAAACTCGGCCGCTGCCGGCCGGCGGAGTTCGCCAAGCCGCTCAAGGCGGCGCTGGCCGCCGCGGCGCGCGCGGAGTAG
- the hutG gene encoding N-formylglutamate deformylase: MNIPAPAWPVFQLHRGHAPLLISLPHDGSMIPDEFSARMVESARHAPDTDWHVSRLYDFARELGASILVPRYSRYVVDLNRPPDDTSLYPGQNTTGLCPAVQFSGEAVYLDGQAPDEAEVAQRVELYWRPYHETLVAELDRIRGEHGRALLWEGHSIRGEVPFLFDGRLPDLNLGTAAGHSCQPATQARLEAVLAGQGEYDWVANGRFKGGYITRHYGDPSIEVEAVQLELSQRNYMDEDSFAYDDAKAAKLQPLLRALLQAALDSQRG; this comes from the coding sequence ATGAACATTCCCGCCCCCGCCTGGCCCGTGTTCCAGCTGCACCGCGGCCACGCGCCGCTGCTGATCAGCCTGCCGCACGACGGCTCGATGATTCCCGACGAATTCTCCGCGCGCATGGTCGAGTCCGCGCGGCATGCGCCGGACACCGACTGGCACGTCTCGCGCCTGTACGATTTCGCCCGCGAGCTCGGCGCCTCGATCCTGGTGCCGCGCTATTCGCGCTATGTGGTCGACCTCAACCGCCCGCCCGACGACACCTCGCTGTACCCGGGCCAGAACACCACCGGCTTGTGTCCGGCGGTGCAGTTCAGCGGCGAGGCGGTCTACCTCGACGGCCAGGCGCCGGACGAAGCGGAAGTGGCGCAGCGCGTGGAGCTGTACTGGCGCCCGTACCACGAGACCTTGGTCGCCGAGCTCGACCGCATCCGCGGCGAGCACGGTCGCGCGCTGCTGTGGGAAGGCCATTCGATCCGCGGCGAAGTGCCGTTCCTGTTCGACGGCCGCCTGCCCGACCTCAACCTCGGCACCGCCGCCGGCCACAGCTGCCAGCCGGCCACCCAGGCGCGCCTGGAAGCGGTGTTGGCGGGGCAGGGCGAGTACGACTGGGTCGCCAACGGCCGCTTCAAGGGCGGCTACATCACCCGCCACTACGGCGATCCGTCCATCGAAGTCGAAGCGGTGCAGCTGGAGCTGAGCCAGCGCAACTACATGGACGAGGATTCCTTCGCCTACGACGACGCCAAGGCGGCGAAGCTGCAACCGTTGTTGCGCGCTTTGCTGCAGGCGGCGCTGGATTCGCAGCGCGGATGA
- a CDS encoding S9 family peptidase, with the protein MKGIRARARMARIAAAALASSLATASAAPAFDIDDLLAPPQPEQLVAAADAPLIAWVGNERGVRNLWAARAPRFEPRRLSDYDRDDGQLLSGLQLSRDGRWLVYVRGNKADASGQEGNPDGDPDGREQALWAVATDGAGAPRRIAAGGAALLSPHGDAVVVQQSRALACHGLPGVAPPSWCKPALLNLRGRNRAAAFSPDGRTLAFVSDRGDRAFVGALDLHARAVRWMGPDFNRDSEPAFSPDGRRIAFLRIAAGRPQAPYDLSRATPFEIWTADVADGRARRVFASDARAGGYEQYNDAATLLWAGDGRLLFASEHDGWRRWYALSPEGGAPRALSRGRCETETVASAADGALVFSGNCAQPDHRQLFAVDAGGRQRQLTPTRGIASEPVAVAGGRWLALRHADAQLPTAIAVLPRAGGAPRRIFPARLPERFPLARLRAPRAIELTADDGLRTHAFVFEPPGPARARRAAIVYVHGGPIWQTLPGWHYDSYFAHDYAMNQWLASQGYVVLALNFRSGTGYGQAFRLAARQGPRGASEYRDVLAAQAWLAARADVDPRRIGIHGGSFGGFLTALALARDSAKFAAGVDRHGVHDWREAAKGGDNSASWGLRPDELELALRSSPAFDAPRWRSPLLLIHGDDDRAVRYVHSVALAAELRARGVAVETLALPDEDHVFARHASWLRAHRSTMAFFRRHLPTGEDAAEP; encoded by the coding sequence ATGAAAGGAATCCGCGCGCGCGCCCGCATGGCGCGCATCGCCGCCGCCGCGCTGGCGTCGTCGCTGGCTACGGCCTCGGCGGCGCCCGCCTTCGACATCGACGACCTGCTCGCGCCGCCGCAGCCCGAACAGCTGGTCGCCGCCGCCGACGCGCCGCTGATCGCCTGGGTCGGCAACGAGCGCGGGGTGCGCAATCTGTGGGCGGCGCGCGCGCCGCGCTTCGAACCGCGGCGCCTGAGCGACTACGACCGCGACGACGGGCAACTGCTGAGCGGACTGCAGCTCAGCCGCGACGGGCGTTGGCTGGTCTACGTGCGCGGCAACAAGGCCGATGCGTCCGGGCAGGAGGGCAATCCCGACGGCGATCCGGACGGCCGCGAGCAAGCGCTCTGGGCGGTGGCCACCGATGGCGCCGGCGCGCCGCGGCGCATCGCCGCGGGCGGCGCGGCGTTGTTGTCGCCGCACGGCGACGCGGTGGTGGTGCAACAGTCGCGCGCGCTCGCCTGCCACGGCTTGCCGGGCGTCGCGCCGCCGTCGTGGTGCAAGCCCGCGCTGTTGAACCTGCGCGGCCGCAACCGCGCCGCCGCGTTCTCGCCCGACGGCCGCACGCTGGCCTTCGTCAGCGACCGCGGCGACCGCGCCTTCGTCGGCGCGCTGGATCTGCACGCGCGCGCGGTGCGTTGGATGGGCCCGGACTTCAACCGCGACAGCGAGCCGGCGTTCTCGCCCGACGGCCGCCGCATCGCGTTCCTGCGCATCGCCGCCGGCCGTCCGCAGGCGCCTTACGACCTGAGCCGGGCGACGCCGTTCGAAATATGGACCGCCGATGTCGCCGACGGCCGCGCGCGCCGGGTCTTCGCCAGCGATGCGCGCGCCGGCGGCTACGAGCAGTACAACGATGCGGCCACTTTGCTGTGGGCCGGCGACGGGCGGCTGCTGTTCGCTTCCGAACACGACGGCTGGCGGCGCTGGTACGCGCTGTCGCCCGAAGGCGGCGCGCCGCGCGCGCTGAGCCGCGGCCGCTGCGAAACCGAGACCGTGGCCTCGGCGGCCGACGGCGCCCTGGTGTTCAGCGGCAACTGCGCGCAGCCCGATCATCGGCAACTGTTCGCCGTCGACGCCGGCGGCCGCCAGCGGCAACTGACGCCGACGCGCGGGATCGCCAGCGAACCGGTCGCGGTCGCCGGCGGGCGATGGCTGGCCCTGCGCCATGCCGATGCGCAGCTGCCGACCGCGATCGCGGTGTTGCCGCGCGCCGGCGGCGCGCCGCGGCGGATCTTCCCGGCGCGGCTGCCCGAACGCTTCCCACTGGCGCGGCTGCGCGCGCCGCGCGCGATCGAACTCACCGCCGACGACGGCCTGCGCACGCACGCGTTCGTGTTCGAGCCGCCGGGTCCGGCGCGCGCGCGTCGCGCCGCCATCGTCTACGTCCACGGCGGACCGATCTGGCAGACGCTGCCGGGCTGGCACTACGACAGTTACTTCGCCCACGACTACGCGATGAACCAATGGCTGGCGAGCCAGGGCTACGTGGTGCTGGCGCTGAACTTCCGCTCCGGCACGGGCTACGGCCAGGCGTTCCGGCTGGCGGCGCGGCAGGGCCCGCGCGGCGCTTCGGAGTATCGCGATGTGCTGGCCGCGCAGGCCTGGCTGGCCGCGCGCGCGGATGTCGATCCGCGCCGCATCGGCATCCACGGCGGTTCGTTCGGCGGCTTCCTGACCGCGCTGGCGCTGGCGCGCGATTCCGCCAAGTTCGCCGCCGGCGTCGACCGCCACGGCGTGCACGACTGGCGCGAGGCGGCCAAGGGCGGCGACAACAGCGCGTCGTGGGGCCTGCGGCCCGACGAACTGGAACTGGCCTTGCGCTCGTCGCCGGCCTTCGATGCGCCGCGCTGGCGTTCGCCGCTGTTGCTGATCCACGGCGACGACGACCGCGCGGTCCGCTACGTCCACAGCGTCGCGCTCGCCGCCGAGCTGCGCGCCCGCGGCGTGGCCGTGGAAACCCTGGCCCTGCCCGACGAAGACCACGTTTTCGCCCGTCACGCCAGCTGGCTGCGCGCGCATCGCAGTACCATGGCGTTCTTCCGCCGGCACCTGCCGACCGGCGAGGACGCCGCCGAACCATGA
- a CDS encoding prolyl oligopeptidase family serine peptidase yields the protein MTAAGAAAAQPRFDIDDLLSAPQPEQLVAAAKAPTIAWVANERGVRNLWTARAPDFAPRKLSGYDEDDGQLLTGLQLSRDGRWLAYVRGGSADAAGNNSNPDWNPDGREQAVWVVASDGSGKPQRIAAGRAAMFAPGGDAVLVQGRGLGCYALPGAAAPAWCKEALLKTRGANSAAEFSPDGKSLAFVSNRGDHAFIGLLELERRAVRWLGADFNNDASPAFSPDGRRLAFLRTDANRAGESFDLTKANPFEIWVADVDSGLAKKVFRSSDSAGGYAQFNGADPLMWSRDGRLIFASEQSGWLHWYALSPEGGAPRPLSRGECEAETVALAEDGAFVFSGNCAQIDHRQVFSVDAQGKAQTLLTAKDEIAVEPLPLAGGQWIALRHADALRPTAIAVMPRAGGEPRRIFPAQLPGRFPLAQLVRPKTITLTAADGIVSHATVFEPPASFKGQRPALVYVHGGPIRQMLPGWHYSGYYYSDYASNQWLASRGYVVLALNYRDGTGYGQKFRLADKQGPRGASEYQDVLAAQAWLAARGDVDARRIGIYGGSYGGFLTATALARNSDLFAAGVDRHGVHDWRESAKGGDNSGLWGLKPDELELAFQSSPVSRIDGWRSPVLIVHGDDDRAVKFSQGIDLVERLRERKLPVQTLVIPDEDHLFLRHATWLQVHRTTEEFFRRQLKPED from the coding sequence ATGACGGCGGCGGGCGCGGCGGCCGCGCAGCCGCGCTTCGACATCGACGACTTGCTCAGCGCGCCGCAGCCCGAGCAGCTCGTCGCCGCGGCGAAGGCCCCGACCATCGCCTGGGTCGCCAACGAGCGCGGCGTGCGCAACCTGTGGACCGCGCGCGCGCCGGACTTCGCGCCGCGCAAGCTCAGCGGCTACGACGAGGACGACGGCCAGCTGCTGACCGGCCTGCAGCTCAGCCGCGACGGCCGCTGGCTGGCCTACGTGCGCGGCGGCAGCGCCGATGCGGCCGGCAACAACAGCAATCCCGACTGGAATCCCGACGGCCGCGAGCAGGCGGTGTGGGTGGTCGCCAGCGACGGCAGCGGCAAGCCGCAGCGCATCGCCGCCGGGCGCGCGGCGATGTTCGCGCCGGGCGGCGACGCCGTGCTGGTGCAGGGCCGCGGCCTGGGCTGCTACGCATTGCCGGGCGCCGCCGCGCCGGCATGGTGCAAGGAGGCCTTGCTCAAGACCCGCGGCGCCAACAGCGCGGCCGAGTTCTCGCCCGACGGCAAGTCGCTGGCCTTCGTCAGCAACCGCGGCGACCACGCCTTCATCGGCCTGCTCGAACTGGAGCGGCGCGCGGTGCGCTGGCTCGGCGCGGACTTCAACAACGACGCCAGCCCGGCGTTCTCGCCGGACGGGCGCCGGCTCGCGTTCCTGCGCACCGACGCCAACCGCGCGGGCGAATCGTTCGACCTGACCAAGGCCAATCCTTTCGAAATCTGGGTGGCCGACGTCGATTCCGGGCTTGCGAAGAAAGTCTTCCGCTCCAGCGACAGCGCCGGCGGCTACGCACAGTTCAACGGCGCCGACCCGCTGATGTGGAGCCGCGACGGCCGCCTGATCTTCGCCTCCGAACAAAGCGGTTGGCTGCACTGGTACGCGCTGTCGCCCGAGGGCGGCGCGCCGCGGCCGTTGAGCCGCGGCGAATGCGAGGCCGAGACGGTCGCGCTGGCCGAGGACGGCGCGTTCGTGTTCAGCGGCAACTGCGCGCAGATCGACCACCGCCAGGTGTTCAGCGTCGATGCGCAAGGCAAGGCGCAGACGCTGCTGACGGCGAAGGACGAGATCGCCGTCGAGCCGCTGCCGCTGGCCGGCGGCCAGTGGATCGCGCTGCGCCACGCCGACGCGCTGCGGCCGACCGCGATCGCGGTGATGCCGCGCGCGGGCGGCGAACCGCGGCGGATCTTCCCGGCGCAGCTGCCCGGGCGGTTCCCGCTGGCGCAGTTGGTGCGGCCCAAGACCATCACGCTCACGGCCGCCGACGGCATCGTCTCGCATGCGACCGTGTTCGAGCCGCCGGCGTCGTTCAAGGGCCAGCGCCCGGCACTGGTCTATGTGCACGGCGGCCCGATCCGGCAGATGCTGCCGGGCTGGCACTACAGCGGCTATTACTACAGCGACTACGCCAGCAACCAGTGGCTGGCCAGCCGCGGTTACGTGGTGCTGGCGCTGAACTACCGCGACGGCACCGGCTACGGACAGAAGTTCCGCCTCGCCGACAAGCAGGGGCCGCGCGGCGCGTCCGAGTACCAGGACGTGCTGGCCGCGCAGGCCTGGTTGGCCGCGCGCGGCGACGTCGACGCGCGCCGCATCGGCATCTACGGCGGCTCCTACGGCGGCTTCCTCACCGCCACCGCGCTGGCGCGCAACTCCGACCTGTTCGCCGCCGGCGTCGACCGCCACGGCGTGCACGACTGGCGCGAGAGCGCCAAGGGCGGCGACAACAGCGGCCTGTGGGGGCTCAAGCCGGACGAACTCGAACTGGCGTTCCAATCCTCGCCGGTCTCGCGCATCGACGGCTGGCGTTCGCCGGTGCTGATCGTGCACGGCGACGACGACCGCGCGGTCAAGTTCTCCCAGGGCATCGACCTGGTCGAGCGCCTGCGCGAACGCAAGCTGCCGGTGCAGACGCTGGTGATTCCCGACGAAGACCATCTGTTCCTGCGCCATGCGACGTGGCTGCAGGTGCATCGCACCACCGAGGAGTTCTTCCGGCGGCAGCTCAAGCCCGAGGACTGA